tatacaaattgatgaaatatctTTAAAAAGATCATCGGCAATTTAAGTAtgttgtgaaaaaaatatttatatttctaaaaatgataaaactgGGCTATATTtcataatgaaaaaaagaaattttaattaaaaagttattaacttaagttttaatgttaactacttatgtttattaattaataatgaaaatgtcCGATTGAAAATGGATATGTGTCCAAATTAATCTGATTTTAATACTTCTTTTTCGTCTCTCACATGCCTCCAAGAGAGTGAACAAACTCTTTGTGCCACCTCAGCACTGAAGGgtgttgtaacaccccaatctttttcgccaagactcgaaccattcttcatgtgcgtgtaggatcgaactcggtgacttctagttgtatatatgagttaggattaattcctaagtatttaaagtgtattagatgtggtttagggtcataagggatctctaacaccaggccgattccaaagaatttctatcggctaaatTTTCCGATGAGTCCATataaaggtcaacttcaaacgaccatatctcctagaatataaagaattggGTGGActataacctatcaaattaaaggtctttgactcttctttccaactctaccaagattgcatttttctgagttcggagtcaaaatttATGCATAGTTGACTAGAGAGGTCTGCGACAAGTCCACGTTGCGGACCTGCAACGAACTTGgacaatttttccagattttattttttttgtcgaCCAAAAAGGTAAGCGACAAGTACGCGTCTCGTACCTGTCACGAAATTGTCCAGTTTTTCAGATTTTGTAGGGGCATcttgggaaaattacctaataatatacatatgatCTTGGACGCATTTTAGGGCAAAATTCCATCCCCATCTCAGTTTCTAAGGAGTTTTTCTCTCCAAAACACCAAGAACATTGAGAGCAAAGATTAGAGAAGAGGGAGAGGGCTAGAGTTCAAGTTCTTTAAGTAAGGCCATCAAATCCTCTCTTTGTTCTTCAagtcaagtatgtaaggctaacctaaaatatggattgagttcttccatatgccccatagatgtgttgtatgaagattgtgaaaggcttgaaccttctttgaagattttcttgaaattttcctaaaactctagaatattcttatatactattaattgattgatgattttcatgacttgaattcttgaataattatctttcctatttatttcacaaaccgtagttacatattgactacaataaatttttgtatataaattcatacgtattgatggtgttctcgagttgagttttgttgagagtatgaattcatgtattcattcacataaactcaagatgagatttctttatgttataatttgtcttgaggttgagattgatagtttttatgtaaatattgctttcaaaggGAGATGATGTATTTTTGTTAATGAGTGTGAATGAAATTGAATATAGAGATAAATGgaaattttggagcaagatatttgatgatgatgtgaatgatggttATCTTTAACATAGgcagaatgattgatgaagaggtatgttgatgatgatgtttaagatgaaatggattggagtctaatgtgactacatgatatgtgatttccataatttaatttgataggagtcatatgagtataaatgattgtttgagaaggagttttaaataaatgatttgtgaacatttttgcataaattatttatacaatattttgagtttaaagaatgattattttcatctttgatttaaaaagagtttaagcatgagttgagtttgagaaatctcttaattatcattttgaacatgagtattttgagtataaacgagttgagtatttttacattaaaatgtctattttgagtttgagttgaggagttaaaattatgttttaaatgcatatagtattttctgcattcattgagttgagatggtaacAAATTCAAAAAGCAGAGTTTTATGATTCAGATGAGTTGAATGTGAATGAAGATCCAATGAGACcagttgattgagttttgaaaagagtccaatgagactaaatgagttgatttgaaactaagtcctaagagactaaatgagtattttgaatattttactcgcttgatagatatgtacatattgagtcttgggaggagaattgagcaccgaattgagtaagagtatagtccatactcgaaccccatgaactatgtagccaacgtaggaagggattggaccgttaaagtcggatgtttcccatgaGATTagaccgttaaagtcagatatttCCCATTTCAtcgtcctgaaatgataggacttgattgattgatggaaccataattggttgattcgttcataccctggcaaagtatgggAGGACATGCCAATGACGTGGCTCGTTGTACATCACCTATTTATAGGTGGTGgaattgttgtcggttagagaaactcccaaattgagtagattgtgcatgatatgattggtttgattgtgattgtagatgattgagtcgaattgtaaaacattgttaaattctaatttgcatatctattgagttgagtcctttgactttgttgttgagttgattgtatatgttggattggattggagggtatgtgattgaattagattaaattggattgtacatgattggattgaatatgattggattggattggatagtaCGTgatcaaattgtaaatgattgaattgaattggattgtacatgattggatcggattgtatatgattggattggatcggattatatatgattggattggattgtatatgattggattgggttggattgtatataattggattggatcgaattgtaagtgattggattgaattggattgtatatgattggtctttgtctaaactgtgttcttactttagacttatgacatcatgattgagtctctcttatctttatgacttgaTATATTTGAACCTGTATTGTTCTATCTTGACACATGtttcattcttccatattacatactcgtacattccatatattGACGTCCATTTGAACCTGCATCGTtgcatgatgcagagacaggtttaagagatcatcataGGTGCACCGTTtaggatctgttcacactcagcttattggtgagtccacccctacattcggaggacaccacttatgttattcttgcgttgagtttagtcttttcattctgatttgaggtagacatgaacttgtcattggcaccaattagatagtagtgatagatgCTTCATACACTAGATAGTGATGaatcgattgagtattttattttcttgaattgtttttgtcaaactatttaatgacatagattggagttcgatttgttggcccTTGGCCTTTCtttattgagttagattgttgattgggattgtccacctaattatttctttattttaagtcttccgctaattgaataaatgaacggatgtgtgatcaagtcaagtggttcgcttgggagccagtaatggtttctgagtgccggccacgtctagggtaccctcccggagcgtgacaggtgtgtttattacactttaaaataattcaggTGGGTAATAGGATCATGTATAGTTAAGGTGTGTCCTGGCGATTTCGGTTATAGTTGAGGAGGGCACTTGTATATTATCCCTTTGAGTAAACAagtcaaaaatacaaaatatacgtATATACATGGAAAACTTTAGTGATTTAAGCTTTCCTCGAAACCAAATTTTCAAACATGATGGAATAGACGAATAAACAAAGCCATCTTTGTTCATATATTACATAAGTACGTTTGTATGAAGTAAACGTTACATCAATAAAGTTAACATTTACAGAAATGATCAACACCCATTTCTcattaaagttagcattagtaATCCACAAAACCAACTAAGATGTAGTTGATgtaatgtatatgtatataaagtttGTACTAATTGCTGCACAAGGTGTTGTTAAGCTTTTAGATTTACCTTTGTCGTGGTGGTTGAATGAAAAGCTATTTTTCTATGGTTTTAGTGAAGTGTGAATATTCTGATTGTGGCCGGGAGTGTACTGAATGGTGGAGGAAGTGTGCCATTTCCACAGCATTCTTCGCAGATTTTGAAATGTTTATACAAATGTGAAATTCAAAGTAACATACATTGATTAGCGATTGTGATATATAGTCTAGACTTGAATATTTGGACACAATATGGCTTGAAAGTTTGTTCTTTTCTCATTTTGGTTCTATGCCTGTGGATTCCTTAGATCACATTGCATATATGTGGGGGGAGGGGCTGACATGTTGATTTAGAAAATTTCCGAGTCTCTCATCAGGAGTAGTTTCGAGAGGATGAGTATTTGAAACCAGCACACTCTTGGGGAGAATTGAAATTAGATCCTGTGTTGGAAATCTTTCTTTAAACCTTTGATCAATTTTGCTGACAGAAATGGGGGTGATGCTTAGACATCCCCTATCTATCTTTACTGATCGGGATGAGATTGGACGCGTGGCTTCAAGAGTCTGGCTGAAAATTTATTATGCCGTAAGTGTTATTCTCAGGGAATTTGGAAAGATCACACTCAAATAAGAGATATTTTGTTGATATATAAGAGATTTAACAATTTAATTGGTTATTTTACTACTTTTTCTTGAAGTTCTTTCATCTCATTTGCTGATTCTTGGAATTATCTCAACTTTGTAATAGAGACCTACAACTTGTGAAGCGGATTGGGGCTGCAACTACCCTCTGAGGGCAGAACCACAGGAATCCCTTACACTTTTGCACGGTGCATCGCAGTGAGTACCATCACATCATATGCAATCTATATATTCTTTATTTGATATCTTTCATCATTGGTCTGTGTGTTCGTCTGCAGTAAAACACTTTGAACATATTTTCAATCTTAAACCTCCTATTATGGATCTCACAATTCTTGATTGCATTCCTACTTGTATTGTCATGAGGATAATACAATTAGCAGTGTGATCCTTTGGACAATGCCAAACCAAGGAAGTATCAATAATATTAATACCTATGGGAGATACACAGATCATAATGACAATGCAGGGATTGGGGGGATAGCCAGAGACTGCAATGGGGATTTTATTTCCGCTTTTACTATTCCTGGACAGTGCCAAAATCATAATATAGCAGAGGCTCTGGCTGCTCAATATGTAGGCCAATGGATCAAAGACAACAATCACAGGTTGTGCacaattgagataaaaaaacGCTTTGATTATAGTGAATATgccgaagaagaagaagaccaaCAACCTGAATTTGAAGACTTTTGTGGATGAAACTGTGGGCTTGATTGATGGAGCAGATATTACCTTCTCACACTGTTATAGAGAAGCTAATAAAGTGGCGGATTATCTAGCAAAGTTAGCCGCTACTCTTGATCCTGAACTAGTGTTATAAACTTTAGACCATATCTTTCTGGTTTCCAGAACAGCTGCAACTTGTGCACTGTTTGAAGAATGATCTACAGATCCGCTGTGCACGTAAAGATTAATGCgacttttgaatttattttagagATCATGCTCGATGATCGTCAAAAATTGAATTCtcgataatttttatatatttatgccTTGTGTCGAACAAttcttgataatttttattgtagttgtattttatgtattataGATACcaattcaataattattttagttttatctTGTTAACGATAGTAAGCATTCTCCACCTTCAACCTTAAGATTGGGAGTTCAAGTTACTGAGGGAAGGCTCAAGCTAAGATTCTGCTCGTGAGCGTAATGGTATAAGCCTGCCTGACTGTGAGACCGACTGGTCAGCTCTTAGAGAGGGTAAAAGAGAGTTTACTTCACTACCAATATAACCAAAATGGAGCATTCAATATATTGACAGTTCATTGTAATACCACTTCATTGATTATTTGGTTTTATAAGCATTTCAAGTCCCAAATTGCGTCATTTTCCCATCCCTTCCCTTAacaaacccccccccccccccccaaaaaaaaaaaagattaaaaatgaggaataaaaatactttaacttaccaatttttttcaaatactaAAAGAGCAAAATCGTTTCCCACACCAATTAACCTACTTATTTCAGAGTCAATAAGTACATTAACGTAATGCCATGAAATGGTGGATTAGCCAATTGAAATATATAGGGTCTAAATCATAACTTCGCATGGATACTTTTTGTaaggttatttatttatttacttgttaatttaaattgcaattaaaaaaattcaagtggTATAGATGGATCGAGTTTCAATGAAAAATTAACTTGAACTAATCTGCAGTCCACTTTCTTCTAACTATACTAGGTTGCATCTGGATAATCAAAATTCAcctctttcatttttttatgtttctaaacaatttattatttaaaccattttaattttgaaatacgtctcaataaataaataaaaatgcaattACAATCTTTAACCATCATTAACAATGTAatatttaagaatatttttaactttaaatATTACATTATACAAACACGTTGTGCCATAAAAACCTCAACAACCTTAATATTAAGTCATTTGATTAGATTTAATTTATATTCTTTATCTCAAATTTGATTAGATTTAATCTATATTCTTTATCTCAAATTTGATCCATCCAAATATTatctaatttattctttttctttctccttaAACTATACTCAATACTCACAAGGACAACATAAAATAAGTTTTCTCAAAGAATACATAAAAAATGACActtttgttttaattataagTTTAACTTGTTTGTCAATTTACTAATTCTTAGGAGCTCTATTGCTCTTTACGAAAATTTAAAGGACTTATTTGCAATTTTCCAGTCAcatgattgttttttttttctaaaaatagatGCCTACCACGTTCCAACAAAAGGATCCCAATGAAATTTCGTGACAGAAAATGTTACTTCGAAAAACGTTAGCCGAAAAGTCGCACAAACTTTAGCACAAACAAATTTCTATTCCAATTCCttttttaaagataatttttagtgaaaaataattaataattgacGTCAAATCTGTTCTCGTCAAATATAATAAATGTGTAATCCGTTAATAGATAGTCAGATAGTATTCTTGTTATAACTAAAATAAGCTTAAAATACAACAATATTACTATTGTgcaattaaatatttcatttaaaCAGAAAATAGATTTAAACTTTTCACACGGCGGAGGCACAACTAACGTTGTCTCTAATTACACCCTACAAACCTCGGATGTGATTCGACTGAATTCATTAActtttattcaaataatttatttgcgttaaaaaaattactaattgaatatacataaatactaaATTTAAAACTCAATTATTAACGCTTTATGGTCATTTTAAAAATTTCCGTGCCTCCAACCCACTACCCTGTCACTCAATGTGCATGTGTGTGTAATGTGCATATATACTCACCAACGGCCTACTTATTCTCAACAAAATTGCCTGTTTCAAAGTAGAAGCTCAACAAGTAAGTTATCCatttcttgtttatagatgtttTCCTTTTTCATACTTCTAAACAAACTTGTTTCTTGTTTGTTCACATTTTTTGTTCTGCTTTTCAATTTGTGTGCTATTTCTTGTGAGTTTTACCAGACTGTCCAAGCAGAAGACACAAAAACAATGGGGAGATTTTCAATACCCATGAAGGgtttggtgttgttgttgtgtctATGGGCAGCGATTGCAGAAGCAGAGTACCTAAAATACAAGGACCCAAAACAGCCGATGGTAACAAGAATGAAGGACTTGATGAAAAGAATGACTCTTGAAGAAAAGATTGGTCAGATGACTCAGATTGAGAGGAAAGCTGCCTCAGCTGATGTAATGAAACAATATTTCATTGGTAAGTTTTGAAAAACTCATTcgttatgtatatatagagctgctatatcatatatcatgcagTTTACTGAAAAGTGATCTAAATCAGACATCTATCCTAAGATGATGGAATCTTTTGTAATAACATTGATGTTTAAATAGGTGGAAACTTGAAGCAATGGTAAAGTTATTTCTTTCAGTGGCGGGGCCAAGTGTCATTTGATACCCCTTCACCCGAACTTTGCATGAACACGAGATACTTAGAATGTCGGAATAGCCTGTGTTATACCAAAAGATTTTATCTTTTAATcctatttttgaagaaaaagaagaagaagaaggtaaTTAAAGAGAACATGGAAAAGGGGGTGGCCTACTTTCTTTATCCATTGGTTATCCTGCATATTGGAGTTCATTTTATCTCTAGATTGACATTACCATTCTTGAATGTTTGCTTGTATATTCACGAGAGATTCCAGAACTTTGCTCATTTGGTGTTAGAAAAATCACTTTTTTGTGTGCATATTTGACTACATGTGTTATCTCATACTGCTAACATCAGGGTGCTTTATTGTTAAAAGGGAAGATATTTTGTAATAACATATGCATTTAAAGGAAACAAGAAAAAGGGGGTTGATCTGCTTTTTACTGTAGTGTATATTGGAATTCATTTTTATAAAAGTTCTTCTGTCAGGGAGTGTATTGAGTGGTGGAGGGAGTGCTCCTGCACCTAAAGCCTCTGCTGAGGATTGGATCAATATGGTAAACGAGATTCAAAAGGGTGCTCTTTCAACCCGCCTTGGTATTCCAATGATTTATGGGATTGATGCAGTTCACGGTCACAACAATGTCTATAATGCTACTATTTTTCCTCACAATATTGGGCTTGGTGTCACCAGGCAAGTATATAGATTCTAAGAACAATGCATCTGGTTTTTGTTATAACTATCGGAAGGTACTAATATGGTTGCTTTTTAAATGTGATGAGAGCTCATCTTTTTAATCTGATTAATAAAGATGCATGATTTGTAGTTTTCACTTGTCAATCATTTGATACCTTAGGATAAAGATATGATCTTCGGCATTGAGGTCAATTATGTTCCAAAGAGAAAATGATCCTGTTATGTATTTCCAACTTCTCCTAATGCTCCATGTATCTCCTGATGCTTGTCTTTCACctatttaagttaaaattttgcCACTTTAATGCAGGGACCCTGATCTTGTGAAACGGATTGGTGCTGCAACTGCACTTGAAGTTAGAGCCACAGGAATCCCATATGTCTTTGCTCCCTGCATTGCAGTAagttgatatgatatgatatgaatgaattttttggtgaagttGCATTTCTATTTCTTTGTTATCTGAACAACTGATTTATGGTTAGGTATGCAGAGACCCTAGATGGGGCCGTTGTTATGAAAGCTACAGCGAAGATCACAATATTGTGCGAACCATGACAGAGATAATTCCTGGTTTACAAGGAGATCTGCCAGCTAATTCTCGCAAGGGTGTCCCCTTTGTTGACGGAAAGTATGAATCTCTATCAATCTTCACATCTACTACTTTCCTGTTCCTATTAAATGTTTACACCAGTCGCATTCGTAGATATAAAAATGAAGATTACttcatcaaaaaagaaaaaaacaaatgaTGATTATCTTACTAGCTCCTTCTTAAGCATATGAGAAGGCAACATGACTGGTGGGACGTAGTGATCTTTATTAGTATCAAAGTCATTTATTCACTTCACATGGAAATTCTCTGCCATACTGGGCAAATTTTGATTTAATGATCTAAGAATTAATTCTATTGGCCAATGCTCGTTGGTTACAACATATAACTGGTCCTATCATGGTCCAGCATAGTATTTATCTTGACAATGACCTTTAGCAAATCTGTGTATTGTtgatatttgaatcaaatataaTTGAACTGTTTAAGTATTGTTTAAGATGATGTTAAAGTGAGTTTAAGTATTGTTTAAGATGATGTTAAAGTGAGTTTAAGTATTGTTTAAGATGATGTTAAAGTGAGTTTAATATTGTTTAAGATAATGTTTTTGGTATTAGAATAATTCTCGACATTTTGATTATTACTACTCTGAATTGCTTCTAACCACCAAACCTGATGTTTCTATTTTTATCATCCTTGGTTGTGGAACATACGTTTGATTGAACTCTCAACTGGTTAAGGTCAAAGGTAGCAGCCTGCGCCAAGCATTTTGTGGGAGATGGTGGCACGCTGAGGGGAATCGATGAAAATAACACAGTAATTAACTCAAATGGTTTATTTGGCATCCACATGCCTGCATATTATGATTCAATCGTAAAGGGTGTTTCAACGGTGATGGTGTCTTACTCAAGCTGGAACGGGGAAAGGATGCACGCTAACAGAGATCTTGTCACTGGCTTCCTAAAGGACAGGCTCAACTTCAGGGTAAGAATGATTAGCTCAGCTCATTCAGAATCAGTAAGTTAAGGTCAAGTAGGGATATATATCCATGTACAACACCACTTTTGGCCTTGTGTCTTTGCCAGGGTTTTGTCATTTCCGATTGGCAAGGCATTGACCGGATTACAAGCCCACCTCATGCTAATTACACTTATTCAGTTCAAGCTGGAGTTACAGCAGGAATTGACATGGTTGGTTTGTTATGTTTGATCTTGAATCATTTTTATCAAAATGATAGTTTTAGTTACTCTATATGATTGTTTCGTCTATGCTGCAGGTTATGGTTCCAGAGAACTACAGAGAGTTTATTGATGCTCTGACTCTACTAGTGAAAGATAATATCATTCCCATGAGCAGAATTGATGATGCTGTGAAACGGATATTGAGAATTAAGTTCACCATGGGTCTCTTTGACAACCCACTGGCTGACCTTAGCTTGGTAAACCTACTCGGTAGCCGGGTAAGTTTGGTACTCAGAAATTGTTTCAACTCTTGGGATCTTAGTCTTTTACGTGTGATCTAACATGCTTCACTGCCTCTCTACAGGAACATCGAGAGTTGGCAAGGGAAGCAGTAAGGAAATCACTTGTCCTTTTGAAGAACGGAAAGAGCATTAGTCAGCCACTACTTCCCCTTCCAAAGAAGACGCCAAAGATACTTGTAGCTGGAACTCATGCAGACAATTTGGGTTACCAATGCGGAGGCTGGACAATAGAATGGCAGGGCGTCCCAGGCAATGATTTAACAGTTGGTATGCCTTCTCATATTCTAGTTTCCACTTTACCACAAGTGACACTTTTCAGCACTCTTTTGATAAGGGGAACTACACACAGATAGCAGAAACATGTGTTTTTTCTGGTTTTACTAATTCCACTTTTCGTGGGCGATTAAATGTTGGACCTGATAATATGAAAATCCATTTACATGTCAGCATACAGAAGTTAAACTCTTGTAGCATTATGGAGGGAAATTGATAGATTTCTATATATGACAGGAACCACCATTTTAACTGCTATCAAGAAAACTGTGGATCCTTCTACCCAGGTAGTGTACCAGCAGAATCCTGATGCAAACTTTGTGAAGTCAAACGAATTCAACTACGCCATTGTTGTAGTAGGTGAAGTTCCATATGCAGAGATGTTTGGTGACAGCACAAATCTTACAATAACAGAACCTGGTCCTAGCACTATTAACAATGTCTGTGGGGCTGTGAAATGTATTGTAGTTGTCGTCTCTGGTCGTCCAGTTGTGCTAGAACCTTATGTCGATAAAATAGATGCACTTGTCGCTGCTTGGCTTCCAGGGACTGAAGGGCAAGGTGTGGCAGATGTTTTATTTGGTGACTATGGTTTCACTGGTAAACTTGCTAGGACTTGGTTCAAGTCAGTGGACCAGCTTCCTATGAATGTCGGCGATCGCAACTACAATCCCCTCTTTCCCTTTGGATTCGGACTCACAACACAGCCAGTCAAATTGAATTAAAAGACAGCATTGATACTATAATTTGTGTGACATTCAGCCTTTGGATAGAGTTTCAGAGCTGGATTCAGAATACTAGTCAAACAGAAGATAAGGTACAAAAAGGAACTATTAAATTCCTTATAGAAGTTATGGGGTAAGCATATCCTTATGAACACAAGGGGTAGACAATTGCAAGAAAAGCTAGCAAGTTATTATTCAT
This Solanum dulcamara chromosome 8, daSolDulc1.2, whole genome shotgun sequence DNA region includes the following protein-coding sequences:
- the LOC129899200 gene encoding uncharacterized protein LOC129899200, which encodes MGRFSIPMKGLVLLLCLWAAIAEAEYLKYKDPKQPMVTRMKDLMKRMTLEEKIGQMTQIERKAASADVMKQYFIGSVLSGGGSAPAPKASAEDWINMVNEIQKGALSTRLGIPMIYGIDAVHGHNNVYNATIFPHNIGLGVTRDPDLVKRIGAATALEVRATGIPYVFAPCIAVCRDPRWGRCYESYSEDHNIVRTMTEIIPGLQGDLPANSRKGVPFVDGKSKVAACAKHFVGDGGTLRGIDENNTVINSNGLFGIHMPAYYDSIVKGVSTVMVSYSSWNGERMHANRDLVTGFLKDRLNFRGFVISDWQGIDRITSPPHANYTYSVQAGVTAGIDMVMVPENYREFIDALTLLVKDNIIPMSRIDDAVKRILRIKFTMGLFDNPLADLSLVNLLGSREHRELAREAVRKSLVLLKNGKSISQPLLPLPKKTPKILVAGTHADNLGYQCGGWTIEWQGVPGNDLTVGTTILTAIKKTVDPSTQVVYQQNPDANFVKSNEFNYAIVVVGEVPYAEMFGDSTNLTITEPGPSTINNVCGAVKCIVVVVSGRPVVLEPYVDKIDALVAAWLPGTEGQGVADVLFGDYGFTGKLARTWFKSVDQLPMNVGDRNYNPLFPFGFGLTTQPVKLN